The nucleotide window TGTCTTCAAGGTGGAACTGCAAGCACCCACTCcataaagtttataaattatctTATAAATTGATGAATGCAAAACATTTATGCTTAAATCTCTCCACCAATATAGATAGTATGAGATGTACTTAGATGTATGTGCAAAAGTTTAACATCCAAAACAtgcacaaataaatttattaagatATGGTCTTTTCAAACTTGTATTAAGAATCagacaaaattatattaaataatagaaaatatataatttaaaataccCTTTacgaaaaattatttaatagaaatgaaataaatccctagaaattaaaaaattacactatAGACATTGAAATTGTTCTAAAAACTATTAGAAAATAAAGTTATCTAAATaggaataaaattgaaattatatacATCTTATACGTACTAATGAATCTATAtactttttgaaagaaattaatTATACTACTACAATAGAGTatgtgtcctcgtgagcttagctcagctgGTAGacacaatacataatatatgcaaggttcgaggttcaaatcccaactaaaaaaaagagtactacctccgtccctaaatatatgaaccttttgccaaaattgcggagattaagaaagttggttgtagtattaaatttgtatataattactattgtttttacaattttatccttaagagagagttaatttatattttcaatataatatttattgttgattgaagaaaaaaatgcaaaataaataaggatatgttggtaaagaaataattaatgtacttgaaaataccaaaagagtcttataaaaatggacaaattattttttcaaaaggatcttataattagggtaTGTTGCATGTGATGTGAGACTAAAAAATCTCACAAAAAATATCACAACTGGGACAAACTTGCCGACCATTGTCCATCAATTAGttattatgatatttaattCTTTAGACGTCTCAATTATTATTGTCATCAAAGTCAAATCATTAGTTAATTTTAAtgctaatttcatttttatttaaaataaggaCATTTTGTAGTTAGAAATTATTCCATGACacactaaaactaaaaatattgtaACCACAAACGTGTCTCCATTTTCCATGCATCGATCTCTGAATATTAGAAAAATCTAACAGGGGTGAGATGatgatttaaaattaaaaaatataatagaacAGATAATGAAGCAAGAAATATTTAAAGGGTTGACAAAGAAAGGTGAAAGATGGAATAAATTGTTATTAACGGCGAAAGAGACACATATACTCAACCTTTCTTTAGTGAACTTGAATGCTAAATTAAGTGTACTAGTCACCGGTGTAAACTTTATGATTTGAAGTTACTTAGGTACATTAAAGTGGTCTGCTTAATGCATTTATTATTGAGAAAAAGGTTGAGAGAGAATTCaagatttaattcattttattaatcCAAGTAAGTTATATTAAAACATTATCCATCACTAAATTatcaaaaatttgatttctgCATTAACAATTTTAGGTtatcaagaatcattttcttcataaacCAAAGGGATATCACAAAGCTACGAAATACATACACTAATTTGATTAGGTTTATCGCGGTGTCGGACACACGTTGATGTACAACACTGACACAACACCAACACTTATGATTACACTAATTTATATTGCttttataaattattgattTCGATGTATCGATCTCCATATCATGTCTGATGTGTTTGTGTTCACGAGTAGACCACATATGTTTATCTAAGAACGAAAGGTAGACTATATTTTTGCTagtcctaatcattattaattttttgtgatgTCCATAGATCAAATTccaaaccttgcatattttatgcattgtctataccagttgagctatgctcacgaggACGCTAGCCCTAATTATCTAACTATCGGTAAAAGCTTATAACCACCTCTAATTATCATATGAGTTGGCACGTGCCTACATGGCAGAATGTTGCGTTGGCAATAGATGTGAATTGTTATTTTCTGAAACGGTTGTTTCCCTCCATAACTCCACATCAATTCTCAACACTCCGTATCATTTTCTCAACACTCcacattattttctctctcttaattcaacacccattcaacttttacctctccaatggttttttcattcaacactctaccccaccaccttttatttcttattcctatttaattttataattttgtttttataattacataaaattacaattgtcgattataattaaattaaaataaagaaacacttaacaatttttttttttttgtaaaaacaaaatttatttaaataatttatttttattttcttaacttaaaatgcaatacaacaaactaagcactcgacacacaaatagcttaaaatgtaagacaacaaacaagcacacaacacacaagtaatttatttagtacgatacaaatcatcttcaatcacgaaacattccaaactttgtccataTGCGCTTCACAATatctgcttgcaattcgtgatgaacatttggatcacgcaactcggatctagcacgcacatgatttgcaaaagtgGGTAACACCTCGGTCGAGTATGGCTGCGGTGTACTAGATCCACTTCCCTCAAATTGCTCAAAATCTTTCCAACGTTGAGCATATGTATTtcgttcatcctcaacaatcatattatgtaatatgatgcatgacctcATGATGATACCCAAATCGGCTATGTCCCACAAGCAAGCTGGTTCACTgatgattttaaatcgagcTCGAAGCACTCCAAAAGCACGTTCGATGTCCTTCCGACATGCCTcctgatgttttgcaaataacttaCCAGGTTCACTTTGAGGAAGTCTAATCGATTTGACGAAAGTTGGATAAGAAGGGTAGATACCCTCAGCTAGATAGTATGCCATACTATAGGGacgttgattcacaaagaaattcACCCTTGGAGCATTTCCCTGTTCCACATCATCAAACACCGGTGACCGGTCTAGAACATTGATATCGTTCAACGTTCCTGGACATCCAAAAAAAGCATGTCAGATCCATAGATCATGAGATGCAACTGCTTCAAGAATAACTGAGGTGGTTCCCTTATCCCCCTCTGGTAAATTGACCTTCCCATgttttaggacaatttttccaCTCCCAATGCATGCAATCAATACTCCCGATCATCCTTAGGAACCCCCGCATTTCACTAACATGTAGTATTCTTTGAAGGTAATCTTGGGTTGGTGCTCTCAGGTACACTCGCTCATACAATCGTATGATTCCTTTACAGAATCTACGTAAGCACTCCAATGCTGTAGTACCtcatattttgatgtattcatgGACCGCATCTGCTGCTAAACCATATGCTAACATTCGCATTGCTTTGGTACATTTTGCTAAGGGTGATATACCTTCTTTGTTGGCGGCATCAACTCGCTGGGTGAAGTAGTTATCACTACTT belongs to Medicago truncatula cultivar Jemalong A17 chromosome 6, MtrunA17r5.0-ANR, whole genome shotgun sequence and includes:
- the LOC112422736 gene encoding uncharacterized protein, coding for MDTFDIEAYKQKCDIEDTYIVNRFIQRRKKIEEGSGSHSRKYLNRDHAAANQRLIDDYFANEPTYDDAMFRRRYRMQKYVFLRIVGDLSSSDNYFTQRVDAANKEGTLNDINVLDRSPVFDDVEQGNAPRVNFFVNQRPYSMAYYLAEGIYPSYPTFVKSIRLPQSEPGKLFAKHQEACRKDIERAFGVLRARFKIISEPACLWDIADLGIIMRFDVSYLQDNCSSDCVVEHVEVGHLKFHFKYMGPT